One Methanobacterium sp. genomic region harbors:
- a CDS encoding helix-turn-helix domain-containing protein — translation MNEISTNLIESLKTMGLAEYEAKVYSTLVLFERAEVKRIYEYLNVPKPSVYQSLKGLMDKGLVMMVSSKPAIYRATPPKIALKHLIEVHKNAEKSALEELEHLEKSNLEAEDSEIIWTLFGGNNVEHSMEELISKAKKSIKVLLPTEYIDFLSFVNNKDLKIELLIFGKDTSIASRYNLKNLTVHDGQEIDVLDFGDLSKYLDNLPLPPEQYAKSIFIFIDNNEFMFVPPYPGKTKSGVTSKNPYLIGLVNIIAGAVWEHTPEVPLK, via the coding sequence ATGAATGAAATATCAACCAACCTTATCGAATCATTGAAAACCATGGGATTAGCCGAATACGAGGCTAAAGTGTACTCTACTTTGGTATTATTTGAACGTGCAGAAGTTAAACGTATATATGAATATTTAAACGTGCCTAAACCAAGCGTATATCAAAGTTTAAAAGGGTTGATGGACAAGGGCCTGGTAATGATGGTTAGTTCCAAACCTGCAATTTACAGGGCCACCCCACCTAAAATAGCCCTTAAACATCTGATAGAAGTCCATAAAAATGCAGAAAAAAGTGCCCTAGAAGAATTAGAGCATCTTGAAAAAAGTAATTTAGAGGCGGAAGATTCTGAAATCATATGGACTCTCTTCGGCGGAAATAATGTTGAACACAGCATGGAAGAGTTAATAAGTAAAGCCAAAAAGTCAATAAAGGTTCTTCTCCCTACAGAATATATAGATTTCCTTTCTTTTGTAAATAACAAAGACTTAAAAATTGAATTATTAATATTTGGGAAGGACACGTCCATTGCAAGTCGTTACAACTTAAAAAACTTAACTGTGCATGATGGGCAGGAAATAGATGTTTTAGACTTCGGGGATCTTTCTAAATATTTAGATAACCTCCCTTTACCTCCAGAACAGTATGCTAAATCAATATTTATATTCATTGATAATAATGAATTTATGTTTGTACCCCCATATCCTGGAAAGACCAAGTCTGGCGTTACATCAAAAAACCCATATCTTATAGGCCTTGTAAATATAATAGCTGGTGCAGTATGGGAGCACACTCCAGAAGTGCCATTAAAATAA
- the albA gene encoding DNA-binding protein Alba, giving the protein MSEENIVYIGNKPVMNYVLAVVTQMNGGVPSVMLKARGRAISRAVDVAEIVRNRFITEAEVGAIDISTEEVSNMEGSNSNVSAIEIQLSK; this is encoded by the coding sequence ATGTCAGAAGAAAATATTGTATACATTGGAAATAAACCTGTAATGAACTATGTTCTAGCTGTAGTAACTCAAATGAATGGTGGCGTTCCATCAGTTATGTTAAAGGCCAGAGGAAGAGCCATAAGTAGGGCAGTTGATGTTGCTGAAATTGTAAGGAACAGATTTATAACCGAAGCGGAAGTAGGAGCTATAGATATCAGCACAGAAGAAGTATCAAACATGGAAGGATCAAACAGTAACGTTTCAGCCATTGAAATACAACTCAGCAAATAA
- a CDS encoding alpha/beta hydrolase, protein MDLFVKETGKENEESIVFITGGGLSGWMWDKQRDGFTDYHCLVPDLPEHGKSKHVAHFTIETAAEQIIELIKDRAHNGKAHIIGISLGGQLVIQILGMAPEVVDHAMASGTVVRPYYGRFALTMMPLSIIFRPFLKSDFILKKFLENGKIPLEYLENYRKDIMEFNTYGLTKRMLNENAAFRIPKGLCKVENSVLIAMGETEWEIVHESAEDLNKCLANSQIFKAPGLYHLWNLQSPELFNKTVRAWLNDKDF, encoded by the coding sequence ATGGATCTATTTGTTAAAGAGACAGGCAAAGAAAATGAAGAGTCAATAGTTTTTATAACTGGTGGCGGGCTATCTGGCTGGATGTGGGATAAACAACGGGATGGATTTACAGATTATCATTGTTTAGTCCCTGATCTTCCTGAACATGGAAAAAGTAAGCATGTAGCTCATTTTACAATTGAAACAGCTGCAGAACAAATTATAGAACTTATCAAGGATAGGGCGCATAATGGAAAAGCGCATATAATTGGAATATCCCTCGGCGGTCAGTTAGTGATACAGATTTTAGGTATGGCACCGGAAGTTGTAGATCACGCAATGGCAAGTGGAACAGTAGTACGACCTTATTATGGAAGGTTTGCTTTAACAATGATGCCTTTGAGCATCATATTTCGTCCTTTTTTGAAATCTGATTTTATATTAAAGAAATTTCTGGAAAATGGAAAGATACCCCTCGAATATTTGGAAAATTATAGAAAAGACATAATGGAGTTTAACACTTACGGCCTTACTAAACGTATGTTAAATGAAAATGCAGCATTTAGAATTCCTAAAGGATTATGTAAAGTAGAAAACTCGGTTTTAATAGCTATGGGTGAAACAGAATGGGAAATAGTGCATGAATCTGCTGAGGACTTGAATAAATGTCTTGCCAATTCTCAAATCTTCAAAGCTCCAGGTTTATATCATTTATGGAATTTACAATCACCAGAGCTTTTTAATAAAACAGTACGTGCATGGCTAAATGATAAAGATTTTTAA
- the nudC gene encoding NAD(+) diphosphatase, translated as MSRESIYNRYIPAVIPDPENDNCAYWFVFNQNKMLITHNKIKIPCTKNIEEVDIFPIRTHYLGTLDGHPCYSAEVNSDTDELKKMDFRELRSLYGVLDEDVFLLAGKAFQIVNWDQTHQYCGRCGFQTEALEGENAKICPECGFISYTRISPAIITAVLKDDKILLARGSNFPKNWYSIIAGFVEPGETLEECVKREVTEEVGIKVKNIRYFGSQPWPFPHSLMIGFISEYESGEICVDNYEITDAKWFGIDNLPELPSKMSISREIIDWYIESMKEK; from the coding sequence ATGTCAAGAGAAAGCATTTATAATCGATACATTCCTGCAGTTATTCCAGATCCCGAAAATGATAATTGCGCATACTGGTTCGTGTTTAACCAGAATAAAATGTTGATAACCCATAACAAGATTAAGATCCCCTGCACAAAAAATATAGAAGAAGTTGATATTTTTCCAATTAGAACCCATTATCTTGGAACATTGGATGGGCATCCCTGTTACTCTGCAGAAGTCAATTCTGATACAGATGAGCTGAAAAAAATGGATTTTAGAGAGCTTCGTTCATTATACGGCGTTTTAGATGAAGATGTATTCCTTCTAGCTGGAAAAGCTTTTCAGATTGTAAATTGGGATCAGACGCACCAGTACTGCGGTAGATGCGGCTTTCAAACTGAGGCATTGGAAGGTGAAAATGCAAAAATCTGTCCAGAATGCGGATTCATAAGTTACACCCGCATCTCTCCAGCCATAATAACCGCAGTATTGAAGGATGATAAAATTCTCCTGGCTCGTGGCAGTAATTTCCCCAAAAACTGGTACAGTATTATTGCAGGATTTGTAGAACCTGGGGAAACCCTTGAAGAATGTGTAAAAAGAGAAGTTACAGAAGAGGTAGGTATAAAGGTTAAAAACATAAGATATTTTGGAAGTCAACCATGGCCATTTCCCCATTCATTGATGATTGGATTTATATCAGAGTATGAAAGCGGTGAAATATGCGTTGATAACTATGAAATAACAGATGCAAAATGGTTCGGTATTGATAATCTTCCAGAGCTGCCTTCAAAGATGAGCATATCCCGAGAAATTATAGACTGGTACATAGAATCAATGAAAGAAAAATAG
- a CDS encoding YhgE/Pip domain-containing protein, whose product MIKGITEIFKNDIKAIIRNPVVIFVLLVIICIPALYALLNMQATWDPYSETQNIKVAVVNNDSGYNTNGTHYNVGNTLVDELKNNKNFSWQFVDKDTALNGVKNGTYYAALIIPNNFSEDLLSIETTTPQQAKIQYLVNDKLNPVAPRLTNAGADEVQTKINNEIVKTVDGIIFGKLSDVGDIAKENKAEFLKLRSFVNELNGKISAINSDISEANSDMSTIQEIWPKVSAALPEIQNYSNAIRKNYDSLYNQIESNPQAALSKVQNMETQLNTTITGLKYVDAILTSLYNATGDAQLKPIITQIETDIGYGNQALAVLQKVETAIKEGKNPKGELAQLKTLIDEMDDGVNTLVANKASINQKINSAAAKLSLVNSKWPTVKSAIPIAAAKLNSINVADIDQLIAFSDTNQGDVKNYFESPVELDKESMYPVDNYGSALAPFYIPISLWIGCIIAVAMISMRVKTGRIYNAASVYLGRMGIFIIIAILQALLVAIGSLYLHVQISSALLFVLTTLYIGICAMIIVYSMTSAFGNAGKALAIIILVLQITATAGIFPLEILPPFFQMIHPYLPLTYGVGALREVVAGVIWSTYWYNIIYLTVFPILAFVLTLLIKEKVDKRAQWTEEKLKESGLF is encoded by the coding sequence ATGATAAAAGGGATAACAGAAATCTTTAAAAATGATATTAAAGCCATTATACGCAACCCAGTAGTCATATTTGTATTACTCGTAATTATCTGTATACCTGCACTTTATGCATTACTTAATATGCAAGCAACATGGGATCCCTACAGCGAAACTCAGAATATTAAAGTCGCAGTAGTTAATAATGATTCAGGTTATAATACTAATGGTACGCACTATAATGTTGGAAACACATTAGTTGATGAATTAAAAAATAATAAAAATTTCAGCTGGCAGTTTGTTGACAAAGATACTGCCCTAAATGGCGTTAAAAATGGAACATATTATGCTGCATTAATAATTCCAAATAATTTCAGTGAAGATTTACTTTCCATTGAAACAACAACCCCCCAACAGGCTAAAATACAATACCTAGTTAATGATAAATTAAATCCAGTCGCCCCAAGGCTTACAAATGCAGGGGCTGATGAAGTACAAACTAAAATTAACAATGAGATAGTTAAAACTGTGGACGGAATTATTTTTGGTAAGCTCAGTGATGTAGGGGACATAGCTAAGGAAAACAAAGCAGAATTCCTTAAACTAAGATCATTTGTAAATGAACTGAACGGAAAAATAAGTGCTATAAACTCAGATATATCAGAAGCAAATTCAGACATGAGTACTATACAAGAAATATGGCCCAAAGTTAGCGCAGCACTACCAGAGATACAGAACTATTCCAATGCTATAAGGAAAAATTATGATTCATTATATAATCAAATTGAATCCAATCCTCAAGCAGCTTTAAGTAAAGTTCAAAACATGGAAACACAGTTAAACACAACTATAACTGGCCTTAAATACGTTGACGCTATTTTAACCAGCTTATACAATGCAACAGGGGACGCTCAGTTAAAACCAATCATCACACAAATTGAAACTGATATTGGCTATGGAAATCAAGCATTAGCTGTATTACAAAAAGTAGAAACTGCTATAAAAGAAGGTAAAAATCCAAAAGGAGAATTAGCACAATTAAAAACTTTAATCGACGAAATGGACGATGGAGTAAATACATTAGTAGCTAACAAAGCAAGCATAAATCAAAAAATTAACAGCGCAGCGGCCAAGTTAAGTTTAGTCAACTCAAAATGGCCTACAGTTAAAAGTGCCATACCCATAGCTGCAGCCAAACTAAACTCAATAAATGTGGCAGATATAGACCAATTAATAGCATTCTCAGATACCAACCAGGGTGATGTTAAAAATTACTTCGAAAGCCCAGTAGAATTAGATAAAGAAAGCATGTATCCTGTGGATAACTATGGATCTGCTCTAGCCCCATTTTATATACCAATATCACTGTGGATAGGATGTATCATAGCCGTTGCAATGATAAGCATGCGGGTAAAAACAGGCAGAATATATAATGCCGCCAGTGTTTATCTTGGAAGAATGGGAATCTTCATAATAATAGCCATACTGCAGGCATTACTAGTTGCAATTGGGTCATTATACCTGCATGTGCAGATTTCATCAGCGCTGCTGTTTGTTTTGACCACACTGTATATTGGTATATGTGCCATGATAATAGTCTATTCAATGACATCTGCTTTTGGAAACGCTGGAAAAGCACTAGCCATCATAATACTTGTGCTGCAAATTACAGCAACAGCGGGAATTTTCCCACTGGAGATACTGCCTCCATTTTTCCAGATGATACATCCATATTTACCCCTTACATATGGAGTTGGAGCTCTAAGGGAAGTAGTTGCAGGAGTTATATGGAGCACATACTGGTACAATATCATTTACCTGACAGTATTCCCAATTTTAGCCTTTGTTCTAACATTGTTGATCAAAGAAAAAGTAGATAAACGCGCCCAGTGGACAGAAGAAAAATTAAAGGAAAGTGGTTTATTCTAA
- a CDS encoding ATP-binding protein, with protein MCIKVLIVEDEVITALDIKISLEKLGFEVLSIEDTGKDVINKIKKLKPDLILMDIVLKGELDGIETTKLIKKRFDVPVVYLTAYSDKKTFERAKLTEPYGFIVKPAGIYELKCNIENAFYKYKLEKKLKKQADLLNLTHDAIIVHDMEDKITFWNRGAEERYGWHEEEVLGEVTHDLLKTEFPDSLNETCERFLSKGYWEGELIHTKRSGEKIIVSSRWALQKDENNAPIGFMEINSDITERKRAEESLKEAHDKLELTVQKRTAELNILINELKRSNDELKQFAYVTSHDLQEPLRTIASFTQLLKRRYNHKLDEDADEFINYIVDGANRMQIMIKALLDYSRINTRNNEFKLSDFEEILNQTLNSLKIAIDESNAVITIDPLPTVIVDDKQMIQLFQNLISNAIKFRKNQGEMKIHISCKKVSTNYIFSVADNGIGIEPQFRDRIFEVFQRLHTRDEYSGTGIGLAVCKKIVERHGGQIWVESEFKNGSTFYFTIPSDFRVN; from the coding sequence ATGTGTATAAAAGTTTTAATCGTTGAAGATGAAGTAATCACAGCTTTAGACATTAAGATATCACTAGAAAAGTTAGGATTTGAAGTACTTTCAATTGAAGATACTGGAAAAGATGTTATCAACAAGATAAAAAAGTTAAAACCAGATCTAATTTTAATGGACATTGTACTTAAAGGGGAACTGGATGGTATAGAAACTACAAAATTAATTAAAAAACGTTTTGATGTTCCGGTAGTATATTTAACCGCTTATTCTGATAAAAAAACATTTGAAAGGGCTAAATTAACTGAACCCTATGGGTTTATTGTAAAACCAGCCGGTATTTATGAACTAAAATGTAACATAGAAAATGCTTTTTATAAATACAAATTAGAAAAAAAATTAAAAAAACAGGCTGATTTGCTTAATCTCACTCATGATGCCATAATTGTCCATGATATGGAAGATAAAATTACTTTTTGGAATAGAGGTGCTGAAGAAAGGTATGGCTGGCATGAAGAAGAAGTTTTGGGGGAAGTTACTCATGACTTACTTAAAACTGAATTTCCAGATTCATTAAATGAAACATGTGAACGTTTTCTTTCTAAAGGTTACTGGGAAGGTGAATTAATTCATACAAAGCGCAGTGGTGAAAAGATTATAGTTTCCAGTAGGTGGGCATTACAGAAGGACGAAAATAATGCCCCAATTGGTTTTATGGAAATTAACAGCGATATTACAGAGCGTAAAAGGGCTGAAGAATCATTAAAGGAAGCACATGATAAACTGGAACTAACGGTTCAGAAAAGAACAGCTGAATTGAATATTCTTATAAATGAACTGAAACGCTCCAATGACGAACTGAAACAGTTTGCCTATGTCACTTCCCATGACCTTCAGGAGCCACTTAGAACAATAGCTAGTTTTACACAACTTTTAAAGCGGCGGTATAATCATAAGTTAGACGAAGATGCAGATGAATTTATAAATTATATCGTAGATGGTGCAAATCGGATGCAAATAATGATTAAAGCATTATTGGATTATTCGAGGATTAATACAAGAAATAACGAATTTAAACTCTCTGATTTCGAAGAAATTTTAAATCAAACATTAAATAGTTTGAAAATAGCTATTGATGAAAGTAATGCAGTAATTACAATAGATCCACTTCCTACCGTAATAGTAGATGATAAACAAATGATCCAGCTTTTCCAGAACCTTATAAGTAACGCAATTAAATTTCGTAAAAACCAAGGAGAAATGAAAATCCATATTTCTTGCAAAAAAGTAAGTACTAACTATATATTTTCAGTTGCTGATAATGGAATAGGCATAGAACCGCAGTTTAGAGATCGTATATTTGAAGTATTCCAGAGATTGCATACTCGAGATGAATATTCTGGGACTGGAATTGGACTTGCAGTTTGTAAAAAAATAGTTGAACGTCATGGGGGACAAATATGGGTTGAATCAGAATTTAAGAACGGATCAACGTTTTATTTTACTATTCCTTCTGATTTTAGGGTTAACTAA
- a CDS encoding LemA family protein, translated as MWNEIGFLIVVLIIGGLAGAVIVMYNSLIKLRNGADNAWSQINVQLERRADLVSNLVETVKGYAKHEKTTLKGVTEARAGLSNAETVKENEKANTHLTKTLKSLFAVAEAYPDLKADESFEDLMKQLSETENQIAYYRQLYNDVVWQYNNKCQMFPSNIIASFFGFEEERYFEINENEKVVPHINFSSDDTLEAENI; from the coding sequence ATGTGGAATGAAATAGGCTTCCTGATAGTCGTTTTAATTATTGGAGGATTAGCCGGAGCTGTTATAGTTATGTATAACAGTTTAATTAAGCTTAGAAACGGTGCAGATAATGCATGGTCACAAATTAATGTTCAATTAGAACGAAGAGCAGATTTAGTATCTAACCTGGTTGAAACAGTGAAAGGATATGCTAAACATGAAAAAACTACACTTAAAGGAGTTACTGAAGCACGAGCAGGACTATCAAATGCGGAAACTGTAAAAGAAAATGAAAAAGCAAATACTCATCTAACTAAAACTTTAAAAAGCCTATTTGCAGTTGCAGAAGCTTATCCTGATTTAAAAGCTGACGAAAGTTTCGAAGATCTAATGAAACAGCTGTCTGAAACCGAAAACCAGATTGCATATTACCGCCAGTTGTACAATGATGTGGTATGGCAGTATAACAATAAATGTCAGATGTTTCCAAGCAATATCATCGCTAGCTTCTTTGGATTTGAAGAAGAAAGATATTTTGAAATTAATGAGAACGAAAAAGTAGTCCCACATATTAATTTCTCAAGTGATGACACATTAGAAGCAGAAAACATTTAA
- a CDS encoding TIGR04083 family peptide-modifying radical SAM enzyme — MAFHVMIIPTLGCPSECNYCWSSQEGSPVMSIETVEEIVNWLKTFRNEPVTFTFHGGEPLLAGLDFYKKALPMLRNGLNDLKPAFALQTNLWNMTDELAELFSEYNIPIGSSLDGPKELNDFQRGKGYYERTMMGYEIAKAHGLKVSFISTFTSYSIDYKEDIFNFFLEKGLTLKLHPALPSLRSEDPTKWAIDPQKYGELLIYLLDKYLENMGEIEIMNIDHLCKCVLTRRGTVCTYVDCMGDTFAVGPDGSIYPCYRFVGMPEYVMGNVRDHPTVEDLSKSAPAKLLDEFKEYVDKECKRCSYMKFCRGGCPYNALKINEETNKAEIDGVDPHCEAYKIIFKEITDRVNKEFLSSQGMMAFGAGKPEEKVQKPRIMSIMLKRI, encoded by the coding sequence ATGGCTTTTCATGTAATGATAATTCCTACTTTGGGCTGTCCTTCTGAGTGCAACTACTGCTGGAGTTCGCAGGAGGGATCTCCTGTAATGAGCATTGAAACTGTTGAAGAAATCGTTAACTGGCTTAAGACATTCCGCAACGAACCAGTTACATTTACATTTCATGGGGGAGAACCTCTACTTGCGGGTCTGGATTTTTATAAAAAAGCGTTGCCAATGCTTAGAAACGGTTTGAATGATCTGAAACCTGCATTTGCCCTTCAGACTAATCTATGGAATATGACAGATGAACTTGCTGAACTTTTCAGCGAGTATAATATTCCAATAGGTTCAAGTTTAGACGGGCCTAAGGAACTTAATGACTTTCAGAGGGGGAAAGGTTATTATGAAAGGACCATGATGGGCTATGAAATTGCAAAGGCACATGGTTTAAAAGTCAGTTTTATTTCTACATTTACTTCTTATTCTATAGATTATAAAGAGGATATCTTTAATTTTTTCCTTGAAAAAGGTTTGACACTTAAATTACACCCTGCTTTACCTTCACTGCGCAGTGAAGACCCTACTAAGTGGGCCATTGATCCGCAAAAGTATGGGGAGCTTTTGATCTATCTTTTAGACAAATATTTAGAAAATATGGGTGAAATTGAAATTATGAACATAGACCATCTCTGTAAATGTGTACTTACTCGTAGGGGGACTGTCTGTACTTATGTGGACTGTATGGGGGATACATTTGCAGTAGGGCCGGATGGGAGCATATATCCTTGCTATAGATTTGTAGGAATGCCTGAGTACGTGATGGGTAATGTCCGTGACCACCCAACAGTTGAGGATCTCTCTAAATCTGCACCTGCAAAGCTTCTTGATGAATTTAAGGAATATGTAGATAAAGAGTGCAAAAGATGTTCATATATGAAGTTTTGTAGAGGAGGATGTCCTTATAATGCTTTAAAAATTAATGAAGAAACTAATAAGGCGGAAATTGATGGTGTGGACCCTCACTGTGAGGCATATAAAATAATATTTAAGGAAATTACAGATCGTGTAAATAAAGAGTTTTTGTCATCACAGGGTATGATGGCATTTGGGGCAGGGAAGCCCGAGGAAAAAGTACAAAAGCCGAGGATAATGTCCATAATGCTTAAGCGTATTTAA
- a CDS encoding ParA family protein yields MAEIIAVLNQKGGSGKTTTAVNLATALAKKGKKIALVDFDPQGNATTYLGLMKREMKNTMRDVLHEKIDAKDAVRITEYEGLELIPSNIKLSGIEGYLNAQTSPISVLKSKLKNIKEDYDYIFIDAPPTLNIIATNVLTAADSVIIPIQADPFALEGMVDLLEVIDIIAEDLNSPTKIKGVLITKFRANTKLGKEVKAEVQKYFKNELFKTTIPDNIKVSEAPGYNKPVIIYDPDCAGSKAYIELADEFLARENNE; encoded by the coding sequence ATGGCAGAAATTATAGCAGTCCTTAATCAGAAAGGAGGAAGTGGAAAAACAACCACTGCCGTAAATTTAGCTACAGCACTGGCAAAAAAGGGTAAAAAAATAGCACTAGTAGACTTTGACCCCCAAGGTAATGCAACGACCTATCTGGGGTTGATGAAAAGGGAAATGAAAAATACTATGCGAGACGTACTTCACGAGAAAATCGACGCTAAAGATGCAGTACGGATTACTGAATATGAAGGGCTGGAATTAATTCCATCAAACATAAAACTCTCAGGTATTGAAGGGTATCTCAATGCTCAAACTTCCCCCATTTCAGTATTAAAAAGTAAACTGAAAAATATCAAGGAGGACTATGACTACATCTTCATAGACGCGCCCCCCACATTAAACATTATAGCCACAAATGTGCTTACGGCAGCAGACAGCGTAATTATACCAATCCAAGCCGACCCATTTGCGCTAGAGGGAATGGTAGACCTGCTTGAAGTTATTGATATTATAGCAGAAGACCTCAACAGTCCTACAAAAATTAAAGGAGTTCTTATAACTAAATTTAGAGCCAATACAAAATTAGGTAAAGAGGTTAAAGCCGAAGTGCAGAAATATTTTAAAAACGAACTATTTAAAACCACCATTCCAGATAACATTAAGGTATCTGAAGCTCCAGGATACAATAAACCAGTGATCATCTATGATCCAGATTGTGCAGGTAGTAAAGCCTACATTGAACTGGCAGATGAATTTCTAGCGAGGGAGAACAATGAATAA
- a CDS encoding cation diffusion facilitator family transporter, with translation MQNASEREKVGKQAAYVAIFGNIFLTIFNIIVGIFSGSTALVAEGFHTLSDVLTSVIAFIGFKIGMKPADEEHQYGHGRAEPIVGLIIVVFLLIVAYEIIYGAYAKIILGEIVAPPGLIAALMAAIGIGINYTMSTYLTQSGERINSPALIADGKHQRVDIFSCVTVLIGVVISQFGIPIIDTIVSVFIAIIILNTALHLALDNFNTLMGKIPSKELIEDIKSAALTSECVKGVHDVKVNNMGPYASAELHIELNKDLKLEKSHKIAHEVEQNIINNVESIKMVSVHTCPTEVICKQNLEKK, from the coding sequence TTGCAGAATGCATCAGAGCGAGAAAAAGTAGGTAAACAAGCAGCTTATGTCGCCATATTTGGAAATATATTCCTTACAATATTTAATATAATCGTTGGGATATTTTCGGGAAGTACCGCGCTTGTAGCTGAAGGTTTTCACACATTATCTGATGTTTTAACTTCAGTTATAGCATTTATAGGTTTTAAAATAGGTATGAAACCAGCGGATGAAGAACACCAGTATGGTCATGGTAGAGCAGAGCCTATTGTAGGACTTATTATTGTCGTGTTTCTATTAATCGTGGCTTATGAGATAATATATGGAGCTTATGCCAAAATTATTCTTGGAGAAATAGTTGCACCTCCAGGTTTGATAGCTGCCCTAATGGCTGCAATTGGAATAGGTATAAACTATACAATGAGTACCTATCTTACACAATCTGGAGAAAGAATTAATAGTCCTGCGCTTATAGCTGATGGGAAACATCAAAGAGTGGATATATTCTCATGCGTAACTGTTCTAATTGGGGTCGTAATATCTCAATTTGGAATACCCATCATAGATACTATTGTTTCAGTATTTATAGCCATAATAATACTTAATACAGCTTTGCATCTAGCACTGGACAATTTTAACACGTTAATGGGTAAAATACCCTCAAAAGAGCTGATTGAAGATATTAAAAGTGCAGCATTAACATCGGAGTGTGTTAAAGGCGTCCATGATGTAAAAGTGAATAATATGGGGCCTTATGCATCTGCTGAACTGCATATTGAATTAAATAAAGATTTAAAACTTGAAAAATCTCATAAAATAGCCCATGAGGTTGAACAAAATATAATTAACAATGTTGAATCTATTAAAATGGTCAGTGTTCACACCTGCCCTACTGAGGTAATATGTAAGCAAAATTTAGAAAAAAAATGA
- a CDS encoding LEA domain-containing protein: MVDTHDIKGKGKELKGKIKGKTAEEKGKLKGKSAELKGKLKK, encoded by the coding sequence ATGGTTGACACCCATGATATTAAAGGCAAAGGTAAAGAGTTAAAAGGAAAAATAAAGGGTAAAACTGCAGAAGAAAAAGGAAAACTTAAAGGCAAATCCGCTGAATTAAAGGGTAAGCTGAAAAAGTAA